CCAGAAGCTCTGTACCCGTAATTTTCCGGAAGGCTATGAAATGCTGACCCAGGTGGAATACTGCTAGGAGGCGACCATGGTAAAAGTTGGAGACATTATCAAGATCATTGAAATGCTTGGCGAACCGCGTTATACGGGAAAGACTGGCGTCGTGGAACACATCGACAGCCTGGGCCAGCTGCATGGAAGCTGGGGTGGGCTGGCTGTTCAGCCCGAGAACGATCGCTTCGAGGTTATAGGCCACAAATGACAGACCAGCTGGATTTCTTTTCGATACTTGACCGCGTAGAAATCCCCAACAGTGCAAAGCCATGGTGTAAATCGTGGCTTTGCGCCCTTACGAACGATGTGGGCGTCTATGTGACGAATGTTCACACCTATACGAAGGGCGAGGGCTACA
This sequence is a window from Fibrobacter sp.. Protein-coding genes within it:
- a CDS encoding DUF4314 domain-containing protein, which codes for MVKVGDIIKIIEMLGEPRYTGKTGVVEHIDSLGQLHGSWGGLAVQPENDRFEVIGHK